The window CCCGCCGGACAGGCCCGGCAGTTGTACCGGGTCCGCGCGGGGGCCGTACGGGGTGACGGACACCGCCACCTGGACCACGCAGGGGCCGGTCGGCCCATGCCGAGCAGCAGGACCGTGCGCATACTGGCCGGGAAGGCATCATCGGCGACGTCGGAAGGTTGGCGATGGCGGACGACGGCGGCACGGCCGCAGTGATCGGCAAGGACGGCCTGGACGCGCTGATCACGGTCCTGGCCGGGCGTGGCCGTACGGTCGTGGGACCGACCGTCCGCGACGGGGCGATCGTCCTGTCCGAGATCTCCGGCGGTGCCGAACTCCCCTACGGCTGGGGAGTCGAGTTGGAGGCAGGCGTCTACCGGCTGCGTGCCCGTGAGGACGGCGCCGTGTTCGCTCACAGCGCGGGCCCTCAGTCCTGGAAGACGTTTCTGCATCCGCCCCGGGAGCGGCAGTGGACTGCCGATCGCGGTGCCGACGGCGAGCTCATGGTGACCGAGGACCGGACATCACCGTCGGCGTACGCGTTCCTCGGCGTGCGCCCCTGCGACTTGCGGGCCATCGCAATTCAGGACCGGGTGCTGACCGGCGGGAAGTACAACGACCCGGCGTACCGTGGGCGTCGTGAGCGGGCCTTCTTGGTGGCGGCGGAGTGTACCGAGCCGGGTGCCACCTGCTTCTGCGTGTCCATGGGCAGCGGGCCGGCCGTGGGGCCCGGCTACGACCTGGCGCTGACCGAGGTGCTCGATTCCGACGGCCACCGCTTCCTGGTGCGGATCGGGAGCGAGGAGGGAGAGTCAGTCCTGGCCGATCTGCCCCACGGTCCCGCCGACGCCGCGACTCGGACCGCGGCGCGTGAGCGTGTCGCCGAGGCGGCGGATCGCATGGGCCGCAGCATGCCGTTGGTGGACCTGCAGATGCTGATGCGCGAGACGCTCACGGCCGAGCGCTGGGACGATGTCGCGGCCCGCTGTTTGACCTGCGGAAACTGCACCATGGTCTGCCCGACTTGCTTCTGCACCACCACCGAGGACGTCACGGACCTCACCGGTGAACACGCCGAGCGATGGCGGCGCTGGGAGTCCTGCTTCGACCTGGATTTCTCCCATCTGCAGGCGGGGCCTGTCCGCAACTCCTCGCATAGCCGCTACCGGCAGTGGGCCACCCATAAACTCGGCACCTGGTACGACCAGTTCGACAGCTCCGGGTGCGTCGGCTGCGGGCGCTGCATCGTGTGGTGCCCGGTCGGTATCGACATCACCGAGGAGGCCCATGCGCTGAACCTGGAACGGGAGGCCGCCCGGCAGGAGCCGGGGGAGAGCCCGAAATGACCGTTGTGCGCCACGGGTTTCTCGGTGCCCTGTCGCCCGGCCACCGCGAGCGGCTGGTCACGTTCGCCCACGATGTCTCCTTCCCCGGTGGCACCCGCATCTTCGACGAGGGCGGTGTCGCCGACCGGTTCTGGATCATCCGTTCCGGGCTCGTTGCGCTCGACGTTCACGTTCCGGCCCGCCGCGAGGCAGTCCTGGAGACCCTTGGTGAAGGCGATCTGCTGGGCTGGTCCTGGCTGTTCGAGCCGTACCTCTGGCACCTCGGCGCGCAGGCCCGCAGCACCGTGTCGGCGTCAGAGTTCGACGCGCAGCAGGTCCGAGCCGCGTGCGAGAAGGATCCGTCGTTCGGCTTGGCGTTGACCAACTGCGTTGCGCAGGTGATCGCAGGGCGGCTGAAGTCCACCCGAATCCGCCTGCTCGACCTGTACGGGCCCCCCGACGCCGGTGAATCGTGATGACGGCTTCCGCAACATTGACTGCTCGGCCGGGAACCGTCCCCATTCCGTACCGGGTGGTGGAACGCGAGGCCGAGACGCCCGACACCGCCACGATCGTCCTGGAACCGGTCCGCTCGACCCTGCAGCCCTTCACTCCTGGGCAGTTCGCGATGGTGTACGCCTTCGGCATCGGCGACATCCCGTTGTCGGTCTCCGGGATCAACGGGCACCGACTGACGCACACCGTCCGCACGGTCGGAGCGGTCTCCGGCGCGCTGCACGGGCTGCGGCGTGGTGACACGGTCGGAGTGCGCGGCCCGTTCGGCACCGGCTGGGAACTACCCGCCGCAGTTGGGAACGACCTGCTCGTCGTAGCTGGAGGTATCGGTCTGGCGCCGCTGCGCCCGCTCGTACGCGACGCGCTCGCCACCCCTGAGCGCTACGGACGGCTGAACGTTCTCATCGGAGCCCGCACGCCCCACGAGTTGCTCTACGCCGAGGACGTTCGCAGTTGGCAGTCGGCTGCCCGGGTCTTGACCACCGTGGACCGCGCGGACCCGCTGTGGCAGGGCGAGGTCGGCGTCGTCACGACCCTGCTCGACCGGGCCGCCTTCGATCCCGGGGCGTCGGCGGCGTTCATCTGCGGCCCCGAGCCGATGATGCGCGCCACCGCCGGCGAACTGGCGCACCGTGGCGTCGATCCGGAGCTGATTCGGGTCTCGCTGGAACGCAATGTGCACTGTGCCACTGGCCACTGCGGGCACTGCCAGCTCGGCCCCCTCCTGCTCTGCCGCGACGGCCCCGTCGTCAGCTGGAACAAGGCCGCACACCTCCTCATGGTCAGGGAGTTGTGACATGACCGGGAGCGATCGTCCGAAACTCGCCGTCTGGAAGTTCGCCTCCTGCGACGGATGCCAGCTCACTTTGCTGGACTGCGAGGACGAACTCCTCGGCATCGCCGAGAGGGTGGAGATCTCACACTTCCTGGAGGCTTCCAGCACCGACGCGCCGGGCCCGTACGACCTGTCGCTGATCGAGGGATCGGTGACCACCCAGCAGGACGTCGACCGGGCCCGGCACATCCGGGCCGTCTCCAAGCGGTTGGTCACCATCGGGGCGTGCGCGACCGCAGGTGGCGTCCAGGCGCTGCGCAACTACGCGGACGTCGCTGACTTCCAGGCTGTCGTCTATGCCAGACCGGACTACATCGAGACGCTCTCCACCTCCACACCCATCAGCGCCCATGTCCCGGTGGACTTCGAACTGCGCGGCTGCCCCATCGACCGAGGCCAACTGGTAGAGGTCATCACCGCCTACCTGGCCGAACGCAAACCCGACGTACCCGCACACAGCGTCTGCTTCGAGTGTAAGCAGCGAGGCACGGTCTGCGTGACGGTGGCGCATGGTACACCCTGCCTGGGTCCGGTCACCCACGCCGGATGCGGTGCGATCTGCCCAGCGTACGGGCGCGGCTGTTACGGCTGCTTCGGCCCGTCCAACTCGACCAACTTCCCCTCGTTCATTCCCCTCCTGCGCCGAGATGGCATGGACACTCTCGACGTGGTGAGGGTGCTGCGCACCTTCAATACCGCCGCTCCTGAGTTCGATGCGGCCTCCCGGAAGGAACTGGAAGAGTGACCCACCGCGGCTCAAGGGTGTTGAAAGTCGGATCGCTCGCCCGCGTCGAGGGTGAGGGCGCACTGCATCTGCGCATGGGCGGCGGCGAGGTCGCAGAGGCCAGGCTGGCGATCTACGAACCGCCACGCTTCTTCGAGGCGTTCCTACGCGGACGCTCCTACGCCGAGCCGCCCGACATCACCTCCCGAGTGTGCGGGATCTGCCCGGTCGCGTACCAGATGAGCGCCTGCCGAGCGATCGAGGACGCCTGCGGCGTCGTCGTGGACGGGCAGTTGGCGGCGCTGCGCCGACTGCTCTACTGCGGCGAATGGATCGAGAGCCAGACGCTGCACATCTACCTTCTCCACGCACCCGACTTCTTCGGCTGCGACAGCGCCATCGACCTCGCACGCACCCGGCGCGCCGACATCGAACGCGGCCTTCGGCTCAAGCAGGCCGGCAACGCGATCCTCGAACTGCTGGGCGGCCGGGCGATCCACCCGGTCAATGTCCGCCTCGGTGGCTTCCACCGCATCCCGAGCACGACCGAACTGCGCCCGCTGACCGACCGGTTGCGTCGGGCCCGGGACGACGCGGCCCAAACCGTCCGTTGGGTTGCCGGCTTCGAGTTCCCTGACGCCGGTTGTGATAACGACCTGTTCGCTCTGTCCGAGCCCGGCACCTATGCCATCGAGTCCGGCACCCCGACCGTCATGCCCGCGCCGCACACCGGCTGCCTTCCCCCCGAATCCGACCGCGCGCTGCCCACTCGTACCTTTGGGGTCCACGAGTTCGGCGCCCACGTCGCCGAGAGCCAGGTACCCCACTCCACCGCCCTCCACTCCCTGCTGGACAACCGCCGCCATCTCACCGGCTCACTCGCCCGTTACGCCATCAGCGGCCGCTGGCTGTCCCCGATCGCCCTCCAGGCTGCCTACGACGCCGGACTCGGCGACCCCCGGCAGGGCACCGTCTGTCGAAACCCCTTCCGCAGCATCATCGTCCGAGCGGTTGAGGTGCTCTACGCGGTCGACGAGGCACTGCGGATCATCGACGCCTACGAACCCCCGCCGCACCCCTACGTCGACGTGCCCTCACGCGCCGGTACCGGGCATGGGGCGACCGAGGCGCCGCGCGGTCTCTTGTACCACCGCTACACCCTCGACTCCGAAGGGATCGTCACCGACGCCAGCCTTGTCCCGCCGACCGCGCAGAACCTGGGTGCGATCGAGGAGGACCTCCGCCGAATCGTGCAGGAACGCCTGGGAGACGGCGATCCCACCGACGCGGAGCTGACCGCCCTGTGCGAACGGGCGGTCCGCAATCACGACCCGTGCATCTCATGCTCGGCCCACTTCCTCAATCTCACCGTCGAGCGGACCTGAAAGCCGAACGAGGGCGGTGCGTGAATCGGCGTGGCAGCGTACTGGGCCAGCGTAGGTCGCCGCGTCGACGCAGCTCGTTCGGCCGTACTGCGACAGTCGCCCCTGCACCTCGATGGAGGTCAGCCGTACTGGGCAGACAGCAGGGGAATGCCGCACGGCACGCATCGGTGCCGCGTACAGGTGCATCCCGAGGGTCGGACATCGGGCGGCAGCGCGACGGCCGACGCTGTGCAGCGGCGGACCTTTTCTGTCCACCAGTCGGGGCGGCTGCCCTCGACGCCCGTTCAACCGGGCGCGGCAAGGTCACCCGACGCGGAGTCGGCTCTTCCGGCGCGGAGCAGCTGGTTACCGAGGTCGATCAGGGCCCGGCCGACGGCGAACTCGTCGCCGATCTCGGGAACGGGTGTGTCGTTAGGGTTGCGCTGGGCGGAGGTGCGACTCCGAAGGGTGGTGTCACCGGTGTCGAGGACGGCGTGAACCTTGGTGATGTCACCTTCCTCGAAGAGGTCCAGACGCACGTCCCAGTGCTTGCTGCGTGGCTTCTCGGTGCTGGTGTGCAGGGTCATGGCCAAGACTTCCTTCCGTTGAATGGCCCAGCCTGCCGGGGGCGCGACCGCCGTCGGCACGCCGGTTTCCCACGACGGCGAAGTACGAGGATTCGGCGCGGCAACGATCCTTCTCGAATTGTTCCGGCCTCCATTCTGCGCCGTGTGAGCTGTTCCGGGCTTGGGCCTACTGGCCCACAGGGCGTGCCGGACAGGTCCGTCCGGCACGTCCTGCGGGCCGTCCTGCGAGCACGCGGCCGACCGTCCGGCAACCGGGGACCATCCGGCCCTACACCGGCGGTCAGGGCCGAGGGACCGTGGTAGTGACAGTGACAGAGAACGTGGCAGGACAGCGGGCTCCGCGCCCGGGGCCCCCGGCAACAACCGGGAAGTGAAACGCGATGTTTTGGTACGGCCACGGTGGTGGCTGGGGCTGGTTCGCGATGTCAGTGAGCATGGTCTTGTTCTGGGTGGTGATCGTCGGTATCGGCGTGCTCATCTTCCGCGCCTTGGGCCGCACCACTGAGCACCCCCACGTCCAGACTGGGCCCTCGCACGAACAGCTGCTTGCCGAGCGGTTCGCCCGCGGCGAGATCGACGAGGAGGAGTACCAGCGGCGCCTGACGACCCTGCGCGCTTCCCCGCCTTCCACGAAACACGGGTGACCCCTGAGGATGCCCTTGCCGACCGATCGCATCAAGGACGCCGTGACCGCATCAGACGGGGAGGAGCCGTCACGACTATGCGTCCAAGCGCAGCGCCCTCTCCCGCCGGTGCAGCATCAACGTCACCCCCGCGGAGCGCGGCCTTGTCTCGTGATGATCTGCGCAGGGAGATCCCACTGAGCCGAACCGCCCCGACTGGTTCTCCTCAAAGCCAGTGTGAACACTTCGCATCCCGTACGCATGCCAGGGAAGAAGCCGTGCGGTTCTGCCGCATTCCTGGAATTGCTTTGCGGTGACGGTCAGATCGCGGTCGTGGAACGCGCGCCGGGCAAGCCGCAGTCCGTGGCCCTCATTGATCGGCAGGACTGATGCGACGCCCCGTTAGGCGCGTGGGCCGGATCGACACCCACATCTCGCGTTGGCCCCCCGCCCAAGGCTTGGTATGGGCGCGAACGGCTAGCCGATGTACCGCGTCGGGCTCCGTAACAACCCGTGCAGGGCCGACTGCGAGCACGCTCCAGCCCTGGCTCATGGCCTCATCCACATGGTCGACCTCGAATGCGACATCCGTTCCCACAGCTGCTGCGGGCACCGAGGCAGGCGCGGTCCGGAAAACGATCGCGTCATCGATGACCTCGTAGTTCACCGGGATGACGGCTGGCCCGTCGGGTGTCGACACCGCGACTCGCCCCACGCCATGCGTGGAAAGCCGGGCTCGGCATTCGTCTGGGCCTATGTCCTGCAGCCGGGGGTGCACGAGCGCGCGACCTTGGCCTGGCGGCCGGTTGATGCCGCCTCCGCGCAGGACTGCAACGTTGGTGCCCAGCGCGCCGGCCAGTCTGATGAGACTCGCCACAGTCGGGTCGGCCGGCCGTTCTTCGAGATACGCCAGGTAGGCCGGCGCCATTCCGGCGAGGCGGGCTGCTTCTGCCCGGGTGAGTCCCTGGCGCTTGCGTTCGAACGCCACGCGCCGACCGATGTCGCCAGGGTTGGGTGCCCTGCCAAGCGAGGTCCTGGCGGACTCGGCACCCGCCTCATCCGTGGTTTCTCTCTCGGGCCGGTGTTCGATGTGTTGGACATGCGCGTCGGGGCCCGGGAAAACGAGAGTCACCGCGTCCGTATCCGACCAGCGCACGTCGTAGGGAGGGGTTCCGTCCTCGTGGTGGAGTCCGACAATCTCGCCGTCGCGCCTGGTAGCGCCGGTGGCTGGGCTTTCGACCACAAGTTGATCGCCGAGGTGAGCTCGCATGATCGCCGCCGTTTCCTCACTATGTTGCTGTATCCAACGTGCCACGCGCGGCGTGCTGCCGCACGGGGTGAAACCCTGACCGCCTCGGCTCAACGGGCCAGGCTGGGGCTTCCCCCCAAACGGACCCGGGCGGCTCACCTGTGGGCGATTGGTTCCTGATGCGCCTCACATGTGCGTGTCACACCCCCGAAGGGAGAAGCATCATGCACCACCGAACGGTCGCAGAGCTCATGACCCGAGACGTCGTCCGGGCACGGCGTGACATGCCCTTCAAGGAGATCGTCAAGCTGTTGGCGGAGAACGATGTCACCGCCGTACCCGTGGTGGATGCACGGGACCGCCCCATGGGGGTGGTGTCCGAGGCCGACCTCCTGCGCAAATCCGCGGACCAGGCCGATCCCTCCGGCCGGACCCCGATCCCACATCTGGAGGCGTGGGAGCGCGCCAAGGCCGAGGGGGCCAGGGCCGAGGAGCTGATGTCGGCTCCCGCGGTGTGCGCCCGTCCGGAGTGGACCGTAGTTGAGGCCGCCCGCCTCATGGCAGTCCAGAACGTCAAGCGGCTGCCCGTCGTCGACGAGACGGACAGGCTCCAGGGCATCGTCAGCCGCAGTGACCTGCTGCGGATCTTCCTGCGCCGTGACGACGCCATTCGCGAGGAGATCAACCGGGATGTGCTGCAGGGGACGTTGGGCCTCGCTCCCTCGGAGGTGACGGTCGAGGTACGTGAGGGGCAGGTCACCCTCAATGGATCTGTCGAGTTCAAGAGCCTGGTCCCCATC is drawn from Streptomyces sp. NBC_01717 and contains these coding sequences:
- a CDS encoding 4Fe-4S dicluster domain-containing protein; amino-acid sequence: MADDGGTAAVIGKDGLDALITVLAGRGRTVVGPTVRDGAIVLSEISGGAELPYGWGVELEAGVYRLRAREDGAVFAHSAGPQSWKTFLHPPRERQWTADRGADGELMVTEDRTSPSAYAFLGVRPCDLRAIAIQDRVLTGGKYNDPAYRGRRERAFLVAAECTEPGATCFCVSMGSGPAVGPGYDLALTEVLDSDGHRFLVRIGSEEGESVLADLPHGPADAATRTAARERVAEAADRMGRSMPLVDLQMLMRETLTAERWDDVAARCLTCGNCTMVCPTCFCTTTEDVTDLTGEHAERWRRWESCFDLDFSHLQAGPVRNSSHSRYRQWATHKLGTWYDQFDSSGCVGCGRCIVWCPVGIDITEEAHALNLEREAARQEPGESPK
- a CDS encoding Crp/Fnr family transcriptional regulator, which codes for MTVVRHGFLGALSPGHRERLVTFAHDVSFPGGTRIFDEGGVADRFWIIRSGLVALDVHVPARREAVLETLGEGDLLGWSWLFEPYLWHLGAQARSTVSASEFDAQQVRAACEKDPSFGLALTNCVAQVIAGRLKSTRIRLLDLYGPPDAGES
- a CDS encoding FAD/NAD(P)-binding protein, producing the protein MTASATLTARPGTVPIPYRVVEREAETPDTATIVLEPVRSTLQPFTPGQFAMVYAFGIGDIPLSVSGINGHRLTHTVRTVGAVSGALHGLRRGDTVGVRGPFGTGWELPAAVGNDLLVVAGGIGLAPLRPLVRDALATPERYGRLNVLIGARTPHELLYAEDVRSWQSAARVLTTVDRADPLWQGEVGVVTTLLDRAAFDPGASAAFICGPEPMMRATAGELAHRGVDPELIRVSLERNVHCATGHCGHCQLGPLLLCRDGPVVSWNKAAHLLMVREL
- a CDS encoding oxidoreductase, coding for MTGSDRPKLAVWKFASCDGCQLTLLDCEDELLGIAERVEISHFLEASSTDAPGPYDLSLIEGSVTTQQDVDRARHIRAVSKRLVTIGACATAGGVQALRNYADVADFQAVVYARPDYIETLSTSTPISAHVPVDFELRGCPIDRGQLVEVITAYLAERKPDVPAHSVCFECKQRGTVCVTVAHGTPCLGPVTHAGCGAICPAYGRGCYGCFGPSNSTNFPSFIPLLRRDGMDTLDVVRVLRTFNTAAPEFDAASRKELEE
- a CDS encoding Ni/Fe hydrogenase subunit alpha, whose translation is MTHRGSRVLKVGSLARVEGEGALHLRMGGGEVAEARLAIYEPPRFFEAFLRGRSYAEPPDITSRVCGICPVAYQMSACRAIEDACGVVVDGQLAALRRLLYCGEWIESQTLHIYLLHAPDFFGCDSAIDLARTRRADIERGLRLKQAGNAILELLGGRAIHPVNVRLGGFHRIPSTTELRPLTDRLRRARDDAAQTVRWVAGFEFPDAGCDNDLFALSEPGTYAIESGTPTVMPAPHTGCLPPESDRALPTRTFGVHEFGAHVAESQVPHSTALHSLLDNRRHLTGSLARYAISGRWLSPIALQAAYDAGLGDPRQGTVCRNPFRSIIVRAVEVLYAVDEALRIIDAYEPPPHPYVDVPSRAGTGHGATEAPRGLLYHRYTLDSEGIVTDASLVPPTAQNLGAIEEDLRRIVQERLGDGDPTDAELTALCERAVRNHDPCISCSAHFLNLTVERT
- a CDS encoding dsRBD fold-containing protein yields the protein MTLHTSTEKPRSKHWDVRLDLFEEGDITKVHAVLDTGDTTLRSRTSAQRNPNDTPVPEIGDEFAVGRALIDLGNQLLRAGRADSASGDLAAPG
- a CDS encoding SHOCT domain-containing protein gives rise to the protein MVLFWVVIVGIGVLIFRALGRTTEHPHVQTGPSHEQLLAERFARGEIDEEEYQRRLTTLRASPPSTKHG
- a CDS encoding pyridoxamine 5'-phosphate oxidase family protein, yielding MRAHLGDQLVVESPATGATRRDGEIVGLHHEDGTPPYDVRWSDTDAVTLVFPGPDAHVQHIEHRPERETTDEAGAESARTSLGRAPNPGDIGRRVAFERKRQGLTRAEAARLAGMAPAYLAYLEERPADPTVASLIRLAGALGTNVAVLRGGGINRPPGQGRALVHPRLQDIGPDECRARLSTHGVGRVAVSTPDGPAVIPVNYEVIDDAIVFRTAPASVPAAAVGTDVAFEVDHVDEAMSQGWSVLAVGPARVVTEPDAVHRLAVRAHTKPWAGGQREMWVSIRPTRLTGRRISPADQ
- a CDS encoding CBS domain-containing protein translates to MHHRTVAELMTRDVVRARRDMPFKEIVKLLAENDVTAVPVVDARDRPMGVVSEADLLRKSADQADPSGRTPIPHLEAWERAKAEGARAEELMSAPAVCARPEWTVVEAARLMAVQNVKRLPVVDETDRLQGIVSRSDLLRIFLRRDDAIREEINRDVLQGTLGLAPSEVTVEVREGQVTLNGSVEFKSLVPIIERLCRSVDGVVSVSEHIAHRTDDARNSPTGT